From one Pagrus major chromosome 21, Pma_NU_1.0 genomic stretch:
- the egfra gene encoding epidermal growth factor receptor: MATRFVKWISLTSLLCLCCCGLAEGKVCQGISNRLNLLGSREDHYLNMVKTYSNCTVVLENLEITYMEEHRDMSFLKSIEEVGGYVLIALNTASRISLENLRIIRGHTLYERKFALAVLSNIHKPTGLATNELLLPSLTEILKGGVKFEVHRLCYVETIQWWDIVNAESKPVMELPVASNNRGCKKCDPSCFNGSCWAPGPENCQTFTKLNCAQQCSKRCKGPSPSDCCNEHCAAGCTGPRPTDCLACRDFQDDGVCKDSCPGLMRYDPNLHQLVPNPHGKYNFGATCVKSCPHNYVVTDHGACVRMCSGNTYEVDEGGIRKCAKCDGLCPKVCNGLGAGDLTHTLCINATNIDSFKNCTKINGDITIIHTSIHGDAYTKTPKMQHTQFEVFKTVKEITGYLWIETWPDSLSSLSPFENLEIIRGRTKRGSRSLAIAQLSITSLGLRSLKEISDGDVAIMKNQNLCYTDKKHWKRFFKSESQSVTIQDNADVATCALRNNTCDRKCTADGCWGPGPDMCFACRDFSRDGSCVDSCNILEGEPREAIMNKTCMECHPECQRMNVTATCSAPGSGNCTKCANFKDGLFCVSRCPQGVPGEDDSLVWKYADEMKVCQLCHKNCTRGCSAPGLEGCQTLRTSGLSMIAAGVVGGLLAVLIAGLSVFVLLRRRHIKRKRTMRRLLQEKELVEPLTPSGEAPNQALLRILKEPEFKKIKVLGSGAFGTVYKGLWVPEGEDVKIPVAIKVLREATSPKANKEILDEAYVMASVEHPHVCRLLGICLTSTVQLITQLMPYGCLLDYVKENKDNIGSQYLLNWCVQIAKGMNYLEERHLVHRDLAARNVLVKTPQHVKITDFGLAKLLNADEKEYHADGGKVPIKWMALESILNRTYTHQSDVWSYGVTVWELMTFGTKPYDGIPASEIAGVLEKGERLPQPPICTIDVYMIMVKCWMIDADSRPRFRELIAEFTKMARDPSRYLVIQGDDRMHLPSPSDARLYRSLISGEDMEDAVDADEYLVPQHGFFSSLSTSRTPLLHSTSLNSSIGTCHGKNGLLNGLPSRDGSIVLRYIPDPTDQLFDDAFQPAPDYMNQNGVSDVMNPIYQHPGPPRTILPTISSDDTETEYLNCFKNGTNGPEYLNEVQSPAILPLTSNGTVHSGQKYQPQNSIDNPDYQQDFMPTFKTHTNGHIPAAENAEYLGPD; this comes from the exons TATGCCAAGGCATCTCCAACCGGCTAAACCTTCTGGGATCCAGAGAGGACCACTACCTGAACATGGTGAAGACATACAGCAACTGCACTGTGGTCCTGGAGAACCTGGAGATCACCTACATGGAGGAGCACCGTGACATGTCCTTCCTCAAG tctATTGAAGAAGTGGGCGGCTACGTCCTGATCGCACTCAACACGGCGTCCAGGATTTCTCTGGAGAACCTACGCATCATTCGTGGTCATACGCTCTATGAGAGGAAGTTCGCCCTCGCTGTTCTTTCCAATATCCACAAACCGACAGGTCTGGCCACCAATGAGCTCCTCCTGCCCAGCCTGACAG aaaTTCTTAAAGGAGGAGTGAAGTTTGAAGTCCACCGATTATGCTATGTGGAAACAATACAGTGGTGGGATATTGTCAACGCTGAGAGCAAACCTGTCATGGAGCTCCCAGTGGCCAGCAACAATCGAGGCT GTAAAAAATGTGACCCAAGCTGCTTCAATGGTTCATGCTGGGCACCTGGTCCTGAAAACTGTCAGACCT TTACAAAGCTGAACTGTGCTCAGCAGTGCTCTAAGAGGTGCAAAGGACCTTCACCCAGCGACTGCTGTAATGAGCACTGTGCTGCAGGCTGCACTGGACCGCGGCCCACTGACTGTCTG gCCTGTCGGGACTTCCAGGACGACGGGGTGTGTAAGGACTCCTGCCCTGGCCTTATGCGCTACGACCCCAACCTGCACCAGCTCGTACCCAACCCGCATGGAAAGTACAACTTCGGGGCCACCTGTGTCAAGAGCTGCCCAC ATAACTATGTGGTGACTGATCACGGAGCGTGTGTGCGGATGTGCAGCGGGAACACATACGAGGTGGACGAGGGAGGAATCAGGAAGTGCGCCAAGTGTGATGGATTGTGCCCAAAAG TGTGTAATGGACTTGGCGCAGGAGACCTGACTCACACTCTGTGTATCAATGCCACCAACATTGACTCCTTTAAAAACTGCACGAAAATCAATGGTGACATTACTATCATCCACACGTCGATTCATGG GGATGCATATACCAAAACACCAAAGATGCAGCATACCCAGTTTGAGGTGTTTAAGACAGTTAAAGAAATTACTG GATACTTGTGGATTGAAACGTGGCCAGACAGCCTGAGCTCACTCAGTCCTTTTGAGAATCTGGAGATCATTCGAGGACGAACTAAGCG cGGCAGCCGCAGTTTGGCTATTGCTCAGCTTAGTATCACCTCGCTGGGCCTTCGCTCCCTCAAAGAAATCAGTGATGGAGACGTGGCCATCATGAAGAACCAGAACCTGTGCTACACCGacaaaaaacactggaaaaggTTCTTTAAATCAGAAAGCCAAAGTGTCACCATACAGGACAATGCTGATGTGGCCACGTGTG ctttgagGAACAACACTTGTGACAGGAAGTGCACCGCGGACGGCTGCTGGGGCCCCGGCCCGGACATGTGTTTCGCGTGCCGTGACTTCAGCCGTGATGGGAGCTGTGTTGACTCCTGCAACATCCTGGAGGG agaGCCACGGGAGGCCATCATGAACAAAACCTGCATGGAGTGTCACCCCGAGTGTCAGCGCATGAATGTGACTGCAACCTGTAGTGCGCCT GGTTCTGGAAACTGTACGAAGTGTGCCAACTTCAAGGATGGACTGTTCTGCGTGTCTCGCTGTCCCCAAGGCGTGCCAGGCGAGGACGACTCGCTGGTGTGGAAATACGCGGACGAGATGAAAGTGTGCCAGCTATGCCACAAGAACTGCACCCGAGG GTGCTCTGCACCCGGTCTTGAAGGCTGCCAGACTTTAAG AACCTCTGGTCTTTCCATGATTGCGGCTGGTGTAGTCGGCGGACTGCTGGCTGTTCTTATTGCGGGCCTGTCCGTCTTCGTGCTGCTACGCCGGCGCCACATCAAGAGAAAGAGAACGATGCGCAGACTCCTCCAAGAGAAAGAG TTGGTTGAACCTTTGACTCCCAGTGGGGAGGCACCAAACCAGGCTCTGCTGCGGATCCTGAAGGAACCTGAGTTTAAGAAAATCAAAGTGCTTGGATCAGGAGCTTTTGGTACAGTTTATAAG GGCCTGTGGGTTCCAGAGGGAGAGGACGTGAAGATCCCAGTGGCCATCAAGGTTTTGAGAGAGGCCACATCaccaaaagcaaacaaagagATCTTGGAC GAGGCTTATGTGATGGCCAGCGTGGAACACCCCCATGTGTGCCGTCTGCTTGGCATCTGCCTGACCTCCACAGTGCAGCTCATCACCCAGCTGATGCCCTACGGCTGCCTGCTGGACTACGTCAAAGAGAACAAGGACAATATCGGCTCCCAGTACCTGCTCAACTGGTGTGTGCAGATAGCCAAG GGTATGAACTACCTGGAGGAGCGCCACCTGGTACACCGTGACTTGGCAGCGAGGAACGTCCTGGTGAAGACTCCTCAACATGTCAAGATCACCGACTTTGGTCTGGCCAAACTCCTCAACGCGGATGAGAAGGAGTACCATGCAGATGGTGGAAAG GTACCAATCAAATGGATGGCTCTTGAATCTATCCTGAacagaacatacacacaccagaGTGATGTATGGAGTTATG GTGTAACAGTCTGGGAGCTGATGACATTTGGTACCAAACCGTATGATGGGATACCGGCCAGTGAAATAGCCGGAGTCCTGGAGAAGGGAGAGCGTCTGCCTCAGCCACCAATCTGTACCATAGATGTCTACATGATCATGGTGAAAT GTTGGATGATCGATGCGGACAGTCGACCTCGTTTCCGGGAACTCATAGCAGAGTTTACAAAGATGGCTCGGGATCCTTCTCGTTATCTGGTCATTCAG GGTGATGACCGCATGCACCTACCGAGTCCCTCAGACGCTAGATTGTACCGCAGCCTGATCAGCGGGGAGGACATGGAGGACGCGGTGGATGCAGACGAGTACCTGGTGCCACAACACGGCTTCTTCAGCAGCCTGAGCACCTCCCGCACCCCGCTGCTGCACTCCACA AGCCTCAACAGTAGCATCGGAACGTGCCACGGCAAAAATGGCTTACTG AATGGATTACCGAGCAGAGACGGAAGCATCGTACTCCGGTATATTCCTGACCCCACCGACCAACTTTTTGATGACGCCTTCCAGCCAGCTCCAG ACTACATGAACCAGAACGGAGTCTCAGATGTGATGAATCCCATCTACCAGCACCCTGGTCCACCTCGCACCATCCTCCCCACCATCTCTTCAGACGACACAGAAACAGAGTACCTGAACTGCTTTAAAAACGGGACCAATGGACCCGAGTACCTCAACGAGGTCCAATCCCCCGCAATCCTCCCGCTCACCTCCAACGGCACGGTGCACAGCGGTCAGAAATATCAGCCCCAGAATAGCATAGACAACCCTGATTACCAACAGGATTTCATGCCCACCTTCAAGACACACACTAATGGACACATCCCAGCGGCGGAGAATGCAGAGTACCTGGGACCAGACTGA